Genomic DNA from Theileria equi strain WA chromosome 4 map unlocalized gcontig_1105316255033, whole genome shotgun sequence:
TCAGTTTGTGTCACCATTCAGAGCTCTTTAAACTCTACCcattcatttataatctgCATCAGCCcgttttcatcatctttagtTCCTCCATACTCCTTGGTAGCCACAATCACTATACACACTCCTCCAATAGATAAACTCGTGTTAATCATCACTATGGATGTAAACAAAAGTCCACAAATAGTATCCACTGATTCTTGTACCCTCCATCCTGCTCTACAGAAAATTTGCGGAATCTTCGGGGTTAACAAGACACCACAACCACACATCAACCCCGAGGCATACACTCCGTTGTCTGTACGTCTTATATCCGGCGTTTTGTCAGTGTGTATTCTGGCCAACTTTCCAAATTCTTTTACGTTCCCCTATTTTGCGTGGCAGAGTCTCCATAGACATGGACTTTGAGGAGGAAAGGGTAGGAATTCACCGCGCAATCAACACACACGCCAAGAGGATAATCACATCGTACTATTCGGTCTTGGAATCGTGTCAGGTACGTGATTTTGGCCATAGATCACAGAAATGCGCAGATTGACCCTCAGAAGGATTCCCTGTTGTGTTCTCAGGTCGAGAACTTTCAGATTAAGCTCCACGTTGACAGttttgtaagtttttctGTTTGCCACTCATGAAATGTCCGCTGGGCTTCGTTTCATGGGCTGGAAATGCCTCTGCactttacacattctctACGCTCACTGACAAACTTTTAGCTTCATTCCTGCCGGAGTTTGTACGCCATCGCATCTGATTTGTCTATAAACTCGCTACTTCATAGCCCAGAAGCTGAAATTGAAGAGAGGAAAAAGAGAGAAGCCGAAGTTGCCAAGAACATCCACCACCTCCGAAACGAGAGCAAATTGATGGACGACGTAATCTCAAGCATCAGTAACTCGTAAAAGACCGTTATATCTACCTATCTATCCTTATGTATCCCTGGAACTCGACGAACTCAGGGCTACATGCCGAGTCAAGATGCTCCTCTACTAGCATTGAGTAGTTCCTTGGCACAGCGTACGCCGAGTTTGAACAGTGAGATTGATGTAAGGGTGATGTTTGGAAATTCCTCATCGAGTCCCGGAATATGCGCGTTTCATAAAAGGCATCTGCACAAGCCATCATGGAAACCCATTGCATGGATGATCAAGAGTTTAAAACGTGGTGGGAGCCTTAGCACCTTTAAAATACAACAATCTGCGATGAGCATTGGCCAATTTGGACCATGCTAAACTACAGTATCATCTTGCTGGACTGGTTCTTTATTTCATCCAACACGATTCTAGCTGCAGTTGGATCTTGGGGTTTTATGTGAAAAATGTTCATGTTTCCTGAGCGTATCTACATGTAATGGATGCAACTCACCATCTTTTAAGAATCCGGATTCTTCCGCTTCCTTGAACCCATATCTTTTGCatatattttcaatttcGCGGTTGACCATCCTCGGCTTTGGGTTCCACATGTATCCATTTGTTATTGACCACGACGTTATATCGTTTAGTCTGTCGTAAAACTGCTCAAAGTCACGCATTGATTGGTGCAATTTATTTCGTACGAGTAAACCAAAGGGTGGACACATGAAAATCGACCCTTGTAATATGTAATAGACCTAAATATACGTGTGTTGTATATTTATGGATGGGTGAATGAAATGAATGGTATTGAGATCTAGTGGTGGGATAACGAGAGAAACTATTCAGTATCCACcgatctcctttagaacgtttgtagatccaccaaccaaatccagtaaTGGAGCCTGATACAGCACCAACTCCAGTCAGAACAGTAGGTATAGATCTTTCAGGAGAATCCCAAAAAGGACCTCCATGAGAAGGTCCAGGACCAGAATTTCCAGCAGTAGAGCCTGAGGCTTTTTGAGCGGCATGAGCTTGAGTAGTGGGAGGAGGTTCAGGAGGAGTAGTATCAGGAGCACCACCACTAGAATTACTAGCAGCTTCAGAGCCTTCAACTTGAGTATTAGTAGCTAGATCAGGTGAAAAGGTATGTTGAGAAGTTACAGTAGAACCTACTCCATCATATCCATCATCACCAGCTTTACTATCACTAGAATAAGAATCTTCAGTACCTTTAGCTCCTTCAACTTTACCGCCATCTCCACTATCACCTTTACCATTAGCGGTATCTTCTTGAGCACCTTTATTACCATCAGGTCCTTTAGGTTCAGGAGGACCAGCACCGCCAGGTAGAGGAGGGGGCGGCGGAGGCGGTTGTTGTTGAGGACATTGTGGATAGCTTCCACATTTAGCCTCCTTTAGTGCGCCCTTAACCTGAGTCCAGTGGGTGCATTCGGTAATATTTTCCGGTTCTACGTTATTGATGTTAACAGTGACTTCTGTCCACAgttcatctttatcactaCCAGTAGGACTTTTAAACCACCTTTTTTGCCCATTTCCTTCAACATAGATGAGTTTCGGATTATTTCCAGAGTAGAATGCATACACGGCTGTTATGTCAGAGACAGGGAAACCTAGTCCAGAAGGTGTTATTCTCCTCCTAGTAGACCCACCAGTAGGATCATACTTGATAGCTGCTACCCTCAATCCATTGCTAGGAGTAaattcatgtttgtagCAGTCGCCACTGCGATGGTTTTGTTTACAAGAAACTTTTACTTTCTCAACATAGACCCTCCCGCTAGTACCCTGAGGGCAATGAGTGCTGCAACAGTAGGTGTTATCATCTCTACTTTTTTTATGTTTATCAGAAAGACTGCTAGAATTCTGAAAGGTGAGATTGATGGTGACAGCATCATTGAGTGAACAGTTAATGCCATCCAGTTTCTGTTCCAGTTCCTTATCGGTGAGTGGAGTAGTTTGAAGCTCTTGTTTTCCAGGATGTGGTCGCCAACTTAAGTTACCACCACCTGGTTTGGCAGATTTATAGATATACTGTCCGGATTTTTTCACTTCAGTAAGAAGAGGTTGGTTCATGTTACCAGCACCCTTCCAGTACCATACCGCCAGATGCTGAATATTTTCACCAGTGTTAGCTCCTATATCTGAAACTGTATTACTTCCAAACACAACCTGTGCTACGGTGAAAGAGTCTTCACTGGGTGGTCCATGTGTGAACTTCCAGAAGCCAGAGCCAGGAGGATCCTCAATCTTAGTAAGCTTAACTTGGTTGGGAGATCCTCCATAGTATGTAATAGATCCAGCTCCTTGTCCACCTCCATTGGTATTCCCCTGTATGTCTATGGTAACAGTGGGTAGAGCAGTCATTTTGGGTTATGATCTAAGTGTCAAGTTATTTTTAGTTCCCAGATActcactcatcctccatgttcagagagtatgctcctttaaaactctgagatccatgagcAGTCTCAATGCAGTACTGTCTagtcattcatcctctctcaCGACTAGTTCACCATCTGGCAGTATGGAACATTCTGCCATCTAGTCACTCCACAAAATCAATACCATTCACGAATTCCTTGCATGTTGCTACATTACACTTACCTTTACAGGTGTGCTTTGCACACCGTTATGTCCCAAATCTCTGGAAAATAAGGTTACATGGAAAATCCCTGCTGTGTTGTAAAACTGTGCCCTTGCAGGTGATTCTGGTGGGTACTGGGCAGCTAGAGTGTCCAAGTCTTCCAGATTGTTGTACGTGACTTGAAAGATCAAACCAACTTGGTAGCTAGAGAATGCGGATTTGATGAAACTTGGATACCTGTCAACCACTTGTCCAGCTCTAATGTGTTCGTTCAGCGCTCTATCTCTATGCTTGAGGTAAAAGGGGCTCTGGTAGAAATCTGTAGCATTTCCATGATGTGTACACGGAATGGAGTAGATATAGACGCAGAGCATGCGTAGATGAGAAAATACACACGTAAAACGAACAGTCAAGCGCGGCATGGTCGCTGTCTAGGGCGATTACCGAGAGGAATCTCGGGTCCATAAATTCAATTTTGCATTCTTGTTCGATTTCGGAGACAAAATCGTCACTGGCTGCGAGGTGTATGTGTTTTTGATCGCATAGTGATTTTTTCAAGGACAAAAACTTACTTGAATCCCCGACCGGTTCCTTAGTTGCCATTTTAACCAAAAATCAGAGTATCCGGGATGAGAAATGCAGAAATCATAAAGTGACGAGGGACTTGTGGGAATGACGAGAAATTTGCGAGGAAAATTCCCCGGTAAATGAGCCAGGCTTGGCATGGGGAATCGACGCTGGCCAATCCAAGTACTTTCGCCACGCGACTAATTGGAGAATAAAGCAAATGAATCAGAAGGAAAGTAaaattaatgcagtattgTGAAGTTACACCAAAATTACTACGCGGCATAGTACACCTAGAGACGGTGACAAGGTTCAGCGGAGGAGAGTTGGAATATAATGACTCTCACAAGTGTTTGTTTATTCGAGAAGAAAAATCAGAGATTAAACTTCTTATAAAACCGCTCTACAGCTACGAACTCGTCCCAGACTGTAAGTTACACTCGTCAGTTTGCTACGACATCAAAGTTTTACTTGAAACTCCGGGAAACGAGCATACTAAAATTGATTTTATAGAAGAAGATTGTGATTACACCTATAGAGCACCAACGGAACTGCTTCATGGGTTCACAAAAGGGAAAGAATTAGACACAGGACGAGTAATTTGTCCTAcagaaaaggaaaataaCTGGACAAAGGCCCACTTTAGCTGCAAAAATTTGAATATAAAGTGTGTTAGACTACTCTCTATCGAGGTTAAAGCAGTCAACGACTACCAAGTTTTGTCCTGGAGGCTTGGAATCGAGTTTGACAAGTCACTCACATACGTTGATTTAAAACTCTCCACACTATCCATAGACGCGGAAGTCGCCCTTTTGAATGATAATAAAAAGGTTACACTGCTCTGTAAAAATTGTAAGGGGCTCATTTCTATTTTGGCTGACTTTAGGGCACTAGCTACACCCTCGGATTTTTTTACCGAGTCCATCGGTTCCGCATACTGTGAGGAGTGCCAAGACGACCTACCATGTAACAAAGTATGCATGCCAAATAGGAATGATCTGATTTATGTGGGATACGATTCGATTACATTTTACAAGACAGACGATATCAAGACCGTTGAGGATAAAAGTTGCTGCAAACACTGTAATAAAGAGCTCGGAAAATTAGATCCAAAGGTAGAGGGGTGTATATCTCTGCCAAAGAATAATGTCATTGGTATAAGTGGCGACTATGATGTGTTTTGGCGTTATTCAAAAGGTATAGAATTTATAGAGAGACTCCAATTGAATACAAACTTGAAAATTTCGCTACATGATATTGATAACGAGAGAAAAGTTGTTCAAATTATTAAAGCCTCAAGGATTCCGGACACATTTATCTTTATTGATAACAATCCAGTAGTTACTTTGCGTGTACTCTGGAAGACCTTGAACAGGGCACCGGAAGATTCCATACAAGTGGTGTCGGATATATATCATCatattttcaccattttGTCTCTCTTTTCTCAGTCCAAGGCCAAAGAAACGGATTTGATACCATCTCTACTTCCAGCTCTATAGGTTTTCACTATGAAGGGACCAAAAGTTGTGCATATTGACGATGAGTCTGTTCTCAAGGAAGTGACAGAACACATAAAGAACCCTGGAGGACTTGTTGCTATTCCTACAGAGACAGTGTATGGCTTGGCTGCAAATGCTCGCTGCGAGGTTTCTGttggaaatattttcaaagtaaAAAACCGACCTCTTACCGACCCTGTCATTATTcatttaccatccttttcaattGCTTTGGAgcaaatttacaatgtaGACTTGTATGAAGCATTAATAATTCTTCACCTCGCCAAAAAGTTTTCTCCTGGCCCACTCACGATTGTTGCCAGGGGTCGCAAGGACGTTCCGCTAATTTTGTCTGCAGGAACAGGGTATCCGGCCGTTAGGTAAGTAGATTTATGTCTTTTTGTGTGGTAATGATTTGTATTAGTGGactgctcacaccagttggtacatgaatggatgagCGCAGCGAATAGAGAACTGGAgagtatacgcagtataggagcatagGCTATCACTAGAGGTATGGAAATACCTAGCATTgagttgtctattctggacTCTGACCGTCTTTCATGAGCACACTGTTAGCTCATTTGGAAACCAGAGAAGGTATCATCTACTCACTCCAGCAACTCTACACTCCGTCTATGAAACCTTAATGATGTGAGCTActtaaacatgcatcttgaatGGTGAATAATACTGGAACACTGAACTCTCgagtagagaatggaggagtatcttcaacttatggccaatgatatggtatataatggtgtgaacGACAGGTAAGATCACAAGATGACTGATGGGAGATCCGGGACTTCAGAAaggcgccatgtttatggcaggtctgactctgttgcagtctctccgtgtggctttaactggagcaaagtttgcaatggatagatttaaaattcctcaacaacatgccagttcgttcattaacatggtccataatcctatggaactggcaacgtttactggtatttttattataaaCGTTCTAACATGGATATCCTGGTTTAAGACATGGTTTGCTATTGTAACTAATGTGGCATTATGCTGTTCATTTGTCTTGCTTCTCTACGCATTTAGATCTGGAGGTCAAATGGGTAGTCTCACcttttactactggactatCGTCCTCGTTTCATTTCTTTATGGACTTAATGTGGCCTGTGTAATGAATGTAGGAAGTGAAAACGCTTCCTTTTTCAATATGGGAATTCCTATCTCTGGTATTCAGGTTTGTATCTACTACTACGCCTTTACTAAACTTGCTGAGAGGTTTCGGTGGACAAACGTTAGCTACTGGATCATATTCTGGCAGCTTATTATAGCAATAATTATATCGGTTGTATCAGCTGGTATATGGATAAAGGCCTATGGAAGTGCCGCTGATCAGGGCAATGGTAGCGATCTTAGTGGAATTGAAAAGGCCATATCTCCAATTCTCATGGGTGTGGTTGGTATGGGTGGTATCTATGCCTTTTATCCCGCTATTGCTCCTTACAAGTTGACTGATGTTGGTACTGGCTACACTATTGACCTGGTTGTTCTGTTCGTTAGTGCAGTGCCAGGTATTTTCATTGCAGCTTTATGCAAAGGTCAAAGTGGTCAAGGTCCAGatcaagaatggaagagtggGAATGGTGCTACTGGATGGCATGGTGCTTGGATTCTGGCCATTCCACATATTACTGCTATGGTCTTATGTTTGTGCacacttcattatcctGGTAGTGGACTAGCAAGTTCTATAAAGAGCAGTGGAGCACTTGTTGGAGCTATTACTGTTACcttaaagttttgtgaagAAGGACTTAAAGCAGTGTCTTACGCTGGTGCCGGTGCACAAAATGGTAAAGGAAAGGGTGGTGCTATTTCCTCTTTAAACACGTTTACTTCGCAATCTTTAATGATCatcttggcctttactggagacggtTACCTTAAGACTTACTCTAAATATGAGCATGATCGTGATAAATGGCCTACCAAAGACTGTGGGTTCTGGAAGTCCTTAGGATACTGGATAGGAAGTGGAATGTGGGTGGCCTGTAAGAGTGTTAAGtcttcctttaccaagaatgtcAGATGCAAGgttttgggtaaatcagaggctCTACtcattgtctatgaagatgaagaattttaatggatgcCTACTAGGGATCTGTCATGTTAAATGGGCTACTAGACTGCTCACCCATCCCTGGACATTTGTCCATGGGTAAAAGATCAGTGGAGAGTCTGGTAAGATTACTACTAGACTCTGAGGACTCATACCGAGGAGACAttcaatgataaagagttatgctcatgctgtttgtcagttgtctgataaggatagagatt
This window encodes:
- a CDS encoding conserved hypothetical protein (encoded by transcript BEWA_012610A) yields the protein MDFEEERVGIHRAINTHAKRIITSYYSVLESCQIDPQKDSLLCSQVENFQIKLHVDSFLHSCRSLYAIASDLSINSLLHSPEAEIEERKKREAEVAKNIHHLRNESKLMDDVISSISNS
- a CDS encoding hypothetical protein (encoded by transcript BEWA_012620A), with the translated sequence MATKEPVGDSSKFLSLKKSLCDQKHIHLAASDDFVSEIEQECKIEFMDPRFLSVIALDSDHAALDCSFYSPFYLKHRDRALNEHIRAGQVVDRYPSFIKSAFSSYQVGLIFQVTYNNLEDLDTLAAQYPPESPARAQFYNTAGIFHVTLFSRDLGHNGVQSTPVKGNTNGGGQGAGSITYYGGSPNQVKLTKIEDPPGSGFWKFTHGPPSEDSFTVAQVVFGSNTVSDIGANTGENIQHLAVWYWKGAGNMNQPLLTEVKKSGQYIYKSAKPGGGNLSWRPHPGKQELQTTPLTDKELEQKLDGINCSLNDAVTINLTFQNSSSLSDKHKKSRDDNTYCCSTHCPQGTSGRVYVEKVKVSCKQNHRSGDCYKHEFTPSNGLRVAAIKYDPTGGSTRRRITPSGLGFPVSDITAVYAFYSGNNPKLIYVEGNGQKRWFKSPTGSDKDELWTEVTVNINNVEPENITECTHWTQVKGALKEAKCGSYPQCPQQQPPPPPPPLPGGAGPPEPKGPDGNKGAQEDTANGKGDSGDGGKVEGAKGTEDSYSSDSKAGDDGYDGVGSTVTSQHTFSPDLATNTQVEGSEAASNSSGGAPDTTPPEPPPTTQAHAAQKASGSTAGNSGPGPSHGGPFWDSPERSIPTVLTGVGAVSGSITGFGSIFMCPPFGLLVRNKLHQSMRDFEQFYDRLNDITSWSITNGYMWNPKPRMVNREIENICKRYGFKEAEESGFLKDGNMNIFHIKPQDPTAARIVLDEIKNQSSKMIL
- a CDS encoding hypothetical protein (encoded by transcript BEWA_012630A), with amino-acid sequence MQYCEVTPKLLRGIVHLETVTRFSGGELEYNDSHKCLFIREEKSEIKLLIKPLYSYELVPDCKLHSSVCYDIKVLLETPGNEHTKIDFIEEDCDYTYRAPTELLHGFTKGKELDTGRVICPTEKENNWTKAHFSCKNLNIKCVRLLSIEVKAVNDYQVLSWRLGIEFDKSLTYVDLKLSTLSIDAEVALLNDNKKVTLLCKNCKGLISILADFRALATPSDFFTESIGSAYCEECQDDLPCNKVCMPNRNDLIYVGYDSITFYKTDDIKTVEDKSCCKHCNKELGKLDPKVEGCISLPKNNVIGISGDYDVFWRYSKGIEFIERLQLNTNLKISLHDIDNERKVVQIIKASRIPDTFIFIDNNPVVTLRVLWKTLNRAPEDSIQVVSDIYHHIFTILSLFSQSKAKETDLIPSLLPAL
- a CDS encoding conserved hypothetical protein (encoded by transcript BEWA_012640A), with protein sequence MKGPKVVHIDDESVLKEVTEHIKNPGGLVAIPTETVYGLAANARCEVSVGNIFKVKNRPLTDPVIIHLPSFSIALEQIYNVDLYEALIILHLAKKFSPGPLTIVARGRKDVPLILSAGTGYPAVR
- a CDS encoding conserved hypothetical protein (encoded by transcript BEWA_012650A), with the translated sequence MGDPGLQKGAMFMAGLTLLQSLRVALTGAKFAMDRFKIPQQHASSFINMVHNPMELATFTGIFIINVLTWISWFKTWFAIVTNVALCCSFVLLLYAFRSGGQMGSLTFYYWTIVLVSFLYGLNVACVMNVGSENASFFNMGIPISGIQVCIYYYAFTKLAERFRWTNVSYWIIFWQLIIAIIISVVSAGIWIKAYGSAADQGNGSDLSGIEKAISPILMGVVGMGGIYAFYPAIAPYKLTDVGTGYTIDLVVLFVSAVPGIFIAALCKGQSGQGPDQEWKSGNGATGWHGAWILAIPHITAMVLCLCTLHYPGSGLASSIKSSGALVGAITVTLKFCEEGLKAVSYAGAGAQNGKGKGGAISSLNTFTSQSLMIILAFTGDGYLKTYSKYEHDRDKWPTKDCGFWKSLGYWIGSGMWVACKSVKSSFTKNVRCKVLGKSEALLIVYEDEEF